The Caulobacter vibrioides sequence GATTTCGGTCGAGCGTAACGCCTACGCCACGAACCGTGGTCAGGCCTCCTTGGTCAACGCCCGATGCACGGCCGCCCACGGGGCGTAGAAGATCGCCTGGACCACCGCGCTGAACAGCGCCCCGATCGCGCCGATCACCGCCAACCAGGGCCAGGCCTCACGCAGGATCGTCAACGGCGGTCGCGCCATGAAGGCCTCGAAACCCCCGTCGCCATGCAGCGCAGCCAACGATCCGCCGGCCGCGAAGATCGTGCCCAGCAGCACCGCGGCGACCAGGATCTCCACCCCGATCACGAACACCACGACCAGCAGCGCCACGCCCAGCAAGCGCCAGCCCTGGCCCTTTGTCAGGTTCCAGGACTCGAAAAGCCGGAACTGGTTGTCGACGAAGGTCATCGGGGCGGCCATCGACAGTCGCAGAGCCACCCACACCAGGACAACCGCAGCGACCGCCGCGCCGGCGAAGGCCGTGCTCACCGCCGCCATCGCGCCGTTCTCGCCGCCGCTGACGCCCGCCACCGCCGCCAGGACCGCGATCACCAGGGCCACGACGAAGACGACGATCATCATCAGCACCTGCTCGACCAGCAGCAGCAGGGTCAGCCACAGTTCGCGCGAACCGATCCGCAGATAGGCCCACGAGGCCTGGTTCGGGGTCAGGACGGCGCGGAACACCGCCGCGCAGAACACCCCCTTGATGAAGGACGACCACAGCCAGAACAGCAGGTTCACCGCCGTCATGCCCGACTGCGCCTGCATCATCTGGCGCATGAACTCGGGATCTGGCGCGCCCTCCTTCTGGGTCAAGGCCATCTGCACGAACTGCTGGAACTGCGGCCCCAGCGCCAGGAAGGCCAGGATCGCCGGGATCACCATCCCAACGGCCAGGGCCAGCGCCCAACCGACCACCGCCAAAGGCTTGCGTCCGATGACACCGAAGCCGGCTGTCGCCGCCTCGGTCACTGAAAACCTCGCCATGTCCCCTCCCCATGCTCGCCCGGCGCGCAGGGCCCGGCCCAGGATCGTGAGCCTACACGAGGTTTCGCCAAACGACAGCCGGGGGTATAGGGCGCGCCATGACCACGAACTCGACCTACCAACCTGTCCACGTCATTGGCGGGGGCCTCGCCGGTTCCGAAGCCGCCTGGCAGATCGCCCAGAGCGGCGTGCCGGTGGTCCTGCACGAGATGCGCAAGGACGACGCCACCGGCAAAGTCATCACCGACGCGCACCAGACCGACGGTCTGGCCGAGATGGTGTGCTCCAACTCGTTCCGCTCGGACGACTGGCAGTTCAACGCCGTGGGCCTGCTGCACGCCGAGATGCGCAAGCTGGACAGCCTGATCATGTCTTGCGCCGACCAGCACCAAGTGCCGGCCGGCGGCGCCCTGGCCGTGGATCGTGACGGCTTCTCGGGTGAGGTCACCAAGCGCCTGTCGCAGCACCCCCTGATCACCATCGTCCGCGAGGAGATCGCGGGCCTCCCACCCGCGGAGTGGGACAACGTCATCGTCGCCACCGGCCCCCTCACCTCGCCGGCGCTCGCCCAGGCGGTTCTGGACCTGACCGGCGAAGGCCAGCTGTCGTTCTTCGACGCCATCGCGCCGATCATCCATTTCGACTCGATCAACATGGACGTCGCCTGGCGCCAGTCGCGCTACGACAAGGAAGGCCCCGGCGGCGACGCAGCCGCCTACATCAACTGCCCGATGAACAAGGAGCAGTACGAGGCCTTCATCGACGCCCTGCTGGCGGGCCCCAAGTCCGAGTTCAAGGAGTGGGAGAACGTCCCCTATTTCGATGGCTGCCTGCCGATCGAGGTGATGGCCGAGCGCGGCCGCGAAACCCTGCGCCATGGTCCGATGAAGCCCGTCGGCCTGACCAACCCGCGCGATCCGCTGGTCAAGGCCTACGCCATCGTTCAGCTGCGCCAGGACAACGCTCTGGGCACGCTGTGGAACATGGTCGGCTTCCAGACCAAGCTGAAGCACGGCGTCCAGGCCGAGACCTTCCGGATGATCCCGGGCCTGGAAGACGCTCAGTTCGCCCGCTTGGGCGGCCTGCACCGCAACACCTTCATCAACTCGCCCAAGCTCCTGGACAAGTCGCTGCGGATGAAGGCCATGCCGCGCCTGCGCTTCGCGGGCCAGGTCACCGGCGTGGAGGGCTATGTCGAGAGCGCGGCGATGGGTCTGCTGACCGGCCGCTTCGCCGCCGCCGACCGCAAGGGCGCGCCGATCGACGCCCCGCCGCCGACCACCGCCCTGGGGGCTCTGGTCGAGCACATCACCGGCGGCCACCTGGAGGACGGCAACGGTCCTGGCAGCTTCCAGCCGATGAACATCAACTACGGCCTGCTGCCGCCGCTTGAGGCGCCCAAGGTCGACGAGGACGGCAAGAAGATCCCGCTCAAGGAACGCGGCCGCGCCAAGAAGCGGCTGATGAGCCTGCGCGCGCTGAAGGACCTGGACGCCTGGATGGCTTAGGAGGCGGCGGGCCGGCGCAGGCCGCGCGTGGCCTTGTCCTGCGGATAGAAGCGGAAGCCCTTGAGGATGATCTTGAGGGCTTCCCAGTGGATCGCCACCAGGATGCCGGCGACTTGCCAGGGGTGGCCCAACAGGGCCTTGAGGATGGCGCCGTCCGTCAGGCTGCGGCGTTGGCCGGCGAACGTGGCCGAAAGAATGACGCCGCCCTCGTCCAGCACGTCGACGCCGACGCTGACTGCTTCGGCCGGCGGCTTGGTCTCGAAGTCATAGCGCAGGTTCATCGGCAGGAAGGGCGAGACGTAGAACGCCTTGCCCGCCTCCTGCTCCACCCAGCCGTCGAGGCCCAGGCGCGCGGGCATCACATAGTCATGGCGCTGGCCGAAGGTATTGCGCACCGCGTGCACGGTGGCGACCAGGCGATCCTGCCCGTCGTGGCAGAAGAAGACCGTCAGCGGGTTGAACCCCTTGCCGAGGATGCGCGGCATGGTCAGCACCCGGATGGTCGTGACGCCCTTGGCCAAGCCATGGGCCGACAGCTTAGCCAGGATCTCGTCCTTCAGCGTCGCCTGGGGGTCGTCGAGGTGATCGCGATCGTGAAAGCCGACCAGGTTCCAGGCCTTGCGCGAGAACAGCCGAAGCCGCGCGCTCAGCGCCTCGACCTCGTCGAGGTCGAGCAACAGCATGAAGACGCCATAGCGCAGGTGATGGCGCTTGGGACGGGTCCGGTCGTGGACGACATGGCCCGCATAGAGCGCCGAACGGGAGGTCACGCAACCAGCTCGCGGTCAGCGGCCTGATCGGCCACGTCCAGGACGATGCGGCCCGACGGGTTGGGCACGAGCCAGGGGCGACGCACGCCGCCCAGCTGCTCGGCGACCGCCAGACCCGCCTGCAGACCATCCTCGTGGAAGCCCGATCCGAAATAGGCGCCGCAGAACCAAGTGCGACGACGCCCCTGGAGAGCCCACAGGCGACGCTGGGCCAGCATGGCCGGACCGTCGAACAGCGGGTGTTCATAGACCTGGTCGTGCATCAGGCCATCGGGATCCTGCATCGGGTTCAGCGACAGGAAGTAGGGTCGCTCGACGCCCAGGGGCTGAAGGATGTTCATCCAGTAGGTGACGCCGCCCTCGCCATCCTCGCCGCGACGGCCGACGTGGTTCCAGCTGGCCCAGGCGCTCCGGCGACGCGGCATCAGGGCCAGATCGCTGTGCAGCACCGCGCGGTTACGGCTGTAGCGGAACGCGCCGAGCAGCTCGCGTTCCTCAGCGGTCGGCGAGGCCAGCATCGACAGGGCCTGGTCGGCGTGCGCGCCGATCACCACGTGATCGAACGCCCGGGTCTCGCCGGTCGCATCCTCGATCTTCACGCCCTCTGGCCCGCGATGGATCGCCTTCACCGGTCGCCCGGTCAGGATCGGTCCCGAAACACCGGCGGCCAGCTTCTCGACATAGCGCGCCGAGCCGCCGACGACGGTGCGCCAGATCGGACGCTTGTCGATCGGCAGCATCAGGCCGTGATTGTCGAAGAACCGCAGCAGCGCGGCCGCCGGAAACTCGCGGATGTCGCGCATCGAAGCCGACCAGATCGCGGCGGCTTGCGGCAGCAGGTGATCTTCCTGGAACGCGCGGCCATAGCCTTGGCGACGCAGATAGTCGTCAAGCCGGCACAGACCGCCCTGCTCCAGGTCCGCGGGGATGTTGCGGCCCTCGCGGTAGAAACGAACCACATCCAGCAGCATCTTCAGGAAGCGCGGGTTCACCGCGTTGCGCTTCTGCGCGAGCAGCTTGGTGCTGGAATACTCGAGCGCGCCGTCGTCCAGCGACACGCCGAACGACATGTCCGTCTCCGCCGTCTCGACACCGATGTGCCGGAACAGAGCGGTGAGGTTCGGGTAGTTGGGCTCGTTATAGACGATGAAGCCGGTGTCGACCGCCACGCCCTCGGCGATGATCGTGTTGGCGTGACCGCCCAGCCGGTTGTCCGCCTCGTAGAGCGTCACGTCGTGCCGATGCGAGAGAAGCCAGGCCGCAGAAAGACCGGAGACGCCAGCGCCGATCACGGCGATGGATTGGCGAGGAACAGCGGTGACCAAGACAATCTCCCAGGGCGCCAGAGTGACGCCTGTATCGAGTACGGGCGCTCGCCGAGAACGGACGCATCCGAAAGGCCGATCGGCGCGTAACGCTTAACGACCATCCCGGAGGACGACCATGAGCCTGGTGAAGACCGCGATCCACGCCTTCGAGGACGCGCCCATGCCCGACCTGGTGTCGCGCGCCGCTATCGACTTTCTCGTGGGCGACGCCCGTCGTCGCCTGCAGCAAGCCCCGTCCGACGCGAGTTCGACCTTCGCCCGCGAGATGGAGACGCGACCGATCGCGACCCACACCGCCGACGCCAACGAGCAGCACTATGAGCTGCCGGCCTCTTTCTTCAAAGCAGTGCTGGGCCCGAACCTGAAATACTCCAGCGGCCTTTACCCGCCCGGCGCGACGACCCTGGCGGAGGGCGAGGCGGCCGCCCTGCGCGAAACCGCCGAGCACGCGGATCTCCTGGATGGGCAATCGGTTCTTGAGTTAGGTTGCGGCTGGGGCTCGCTGTCCCTGTGGATGGCCGCGCGGTGCCCCAACTCGACCATCACCTCGGTGTCCAACTCGGCCTCGCAACGCGCCTTCATCGAGGGGCGCGCCGCAGAGCTTGGCCTGACCAACCTGACGGTGATCACCGCCGATATGAACGACTTCCAGACCAACCAGCGCTTCGACCGCGTGGTGTCGGTGGAAATGTTCGAGCACATGTCCAACTGGCGGGCCCTACTGGCCCGCGTGCGGGACTGGCTGAAGCCGGACGGCGTCTTGTTCCTCCACGTGTTCACCCACAAGAACACCCCGTACCGCTTCGAAGTCGATGATCCGGCCGACTGGATCGCCCAGTACTTCTTCAGCGGCGGCGTAATGCCCAGCCACGACCTGCCCCGTCAGTTCCCCGACCTGTTCACCGTCGAGCAGGATTGGCGCTGGAGCGGCGAGCACTATGCTCGCACCGCCCGCCAGTGGCTGGAGAACTTCGACGCCCGCCGCGCTACGGTCGATCCGATCCTGGCCGAGGTGTACGGCAAGCACGCCACCGTCTGGCGCCGTCGCTGGCGCCTGTTCTTCCTGGCCACCGCCGGCCTGTTCGGCCATCGCGGCGGTGAGGAATGGGGCGTCAGCCACTATCGGATGCGCCCGGTCCCGGCGGAGACAGCCCAATGATCCAGTTCGCCATCGCCTATGTCGGGACCGCCCTTGCGATGCTGGTCCTCGACATCATCTGGCTGACCCAGATGGTCAACCGGCTCTACCAGCCTCGCATCGGCGAGCTCCTGGCCGAGAAGCCCTCGATGCCGCCGGCCGTGATCTTCTATCTGCTGTACGTGACGGGCATCGTCGTTCTGGCGGTCCTGCCGGCGCTGCGCGAGGGCGGTTGGAAGCGCCTGCTGGTCCACGCCGCCGTCTTCGGTCTCGTCGCCTACGCCACCTATGACCTGACCAATCAGGCCACGCTGAAGACCTGGTCGACGACGATCACCCTAGTCGACATGGCCTGGGGCACATTCATCACGACGGTCTCGGCCTCCGCCGGCTACGCCGCAGCGCGCTGGTTCGCAGCGCGCTGACCCCCGCACCGCCCTTCCATAAGTAAGTGATTTATGACTTATGGACAGGCGCCCGCTTCGCGGCGTGGCGCTTGCGCGGGCGCCTGCGTCGGTTGTCGACCCCGGCGGCTCGCAAAAGGGGACTTGGTCGCTCCGCCTGCTAGGGTGATGCGATCAAGGGCGCGGAGCGAACGTGGCGGACGGTGTCGACATCGGGGTGAGGGCCAAGGCGCGTTGCGACGCCCTGGGGTCGCCGCCTTACAGTGAGGTCGACGGCCAACTGACCCGCCGCTTCCTGACGGCCGCCCACGGCGCTGCGCTGGACGCTCTCGCCGCGTGGATGGCTGAAGCCGGGATGAGCGTGCGCCGCGACGCCGCCGCCAACCTGATCGGCCGCTACGAGGGCGAGACGCCTGACGCGCCCGCCCTGATCATCGGCTCGCACATCGACAGCGTCCGCAACGGCGGGCGCTATGACGGGCCGCTGGGGATCATGCTGGGGATCGACGTGGTCGAGGCGCTGCATCGCGCCGGTCGCCGCCTGCCATTCGCGATCGAGGTCGCGGCGTTCGGCGACGAGGAGGGCTCGCGCTTCCCCGCCTCGATGAGCTGCAGCCGCGCCATCGCCGGAACCCTGGACGCCAGCGCCCTGGAGATGAAGGACGCCGAAGGCGTGTCTATCGCAGAAGCGCTGGCGGCGTTCGGCGGCGATCCGGCCAACATCGCTTCGGCCGCCCGCCGTCCCGAGGACGTGCTGGCCTTCCTGGAAGCCCATATCGAACAAGGTCCGGTGCTGGAGGCCGAGAGCCTGGCCCTGGGCGTCGTCACCGCGATCGCCGCCCAGAAGCGCCTGATGGTGCGGATCGCGGGCATGGCCGGGCACGCGGGCACCACGCCGATGGCCTTGCGCAAGGACCCTGGCCCCGCCGCCGCCGAGGCCATGCTGGCCCTGGAGCGGATCTGTCGCGCTGGAACCGACGGCCTAGTCGGCACGGTGGGCCGCATGAGCACCCTGCCCGGCGCCTTCAACGTCATTCCGGGCGCGGTCGAGTTCTCGATGGACATCCGCGCCGAGACCGCGGCCACCCGCGACGCCGCCGTCGACGCGATCACCGCCGAGATCCACGCCATCGCCGCCGCCCGCGGCCTCGCCGCCAGCGTCACACTAATGCAAGCCCTGGCCGAGAGCCCCTGCGACCCGTCACTGATGGGCCTGCTGGACGAGAGCCTCGCCGATCTTGGCCTGCCCGCCCGCCGCCTGCCCTCGGGCGCCGGTCACGACGCCATGGTGATGGCCACGCTTTGCCCCACCGCCATGCTGTTCATCCGCTGCGAAGGCGGGATCAGCCACAACCCGGCCGAGGCCGTCACCGAGGCCGACTGCGCCTTGGCGGCCCGGGCGATGCTGGGGTTCGTAGAGAAGCTTTCCCTTTCCGTGTCATCCCGGCCGCAGCGCAGCGAAGAGCCGGGACCGCAACAATCGCCGGTGCATCCGGCGGTCCCGGATCGTCCCTTCAGGACGTCCGGGATGACAGGCGCTTGAGACCATGACCGACACCTTCCACGAACTCGACCACCCCGCCCGCCTGCTGATGGGCCCCGGCCCCATCAACGTGCACCCACGTGTGCTGCGGGCCATGTCGGTGCAGCTCTTGGGTCAGTTCGACCCCGAGTTCACAGGCTACATGAACGAGGTCATGGCGCTGTATCGCGGCGTCTTCCAGACACAGAACCGCTGGACCTTCGCGATCGACGGCACTTCGCGCGCCGGCATCGAGGCGGCGCTGGTCTCGACGCTGCAGCCCGGCGACGACGTCGTGGTGGTCAACGCCGGACGCTTTGGCCTGCTGCTGGCCGAGATCGCCGAGCGCTGCGACGCCAAGGTCACCTTCGTCGAGGCCCCCTGGGGAACCGTGGTCGATCCGCAGGCCGTCGAGGACGCCGTGAAGCGCGTCAAGCCGCGCCTGGTCGCCTGCGTCCACGGCGACACCTCGACCACCATGGCTCAGCCCTTGGCGGAGATCGGCGCGATCTGCCGCGCACATGGGGCGCTGATGTATGTCGACGCCACCGCCACCCTGTCGGGCATGGACGTCCCCGTCGACGCCTGGGGCGCCGACATCGTCACCGCCGGCCTGCAAAAGTGCCTGGGCGGCCCCTCTGGCTCGGCCCCAATCACGATCAGCGACCAGGCCGCCGAGCACATCTTCTCGCGTCGCCACGTCGAGAAGGGTCTGGCTGGAACCGGCGGCGCGGCGGGCCATGGTCGGCGTATCGCCTCGAACTACTTCGATCTGGCGATGATCATGGACTACTGGTCCGACAAGCGCCTGAACCACCACACCGAATGCGCGCCGATGCTGTTCGCCGCCCGCGAATGCGCGCGACTGGTGCTGGAGGAAGGTCTTCCGGCGCGCTTCGACCGCCACGCCCAGGCCGGCGCGGCCATGACCGCCGGGCTGGAGGCCATGGGCCTCTCCATCTACGGCGACAAGGCTCACAAGATGACCAACGTCACCGGCATCTGGGTCCCCGGAGGCGTCGACTATGACCGGGTGAAGGCGCGGATGCGCACCGACTTCGAGAT is a genomic window containing:
- the trmFO gene encoding methylenetetrahydrofolate--tRNA-(uracil(54)-C(5))-methyltransferase (FADH(2)-oxidizing) TrmFO; protein product: MTTNSTYQPVHVIGGGLAGSEAAWQIAQSGVPVVLHEMRKDDATGKVITDAHQTDGLAEMVCSNSFRSDDWQFNAVGLLHAEMRKLDSLIMSCADQHQVPAGGALAVDRDGFSGEVTKRLSQHPLITIVREEIAGLPPAEWDNVIVATGPLTSPALAQAVLDLTGEGQLSFFDAIAPIIHFDSINMDVAWRQSRYDKEGPGGDAAAYINCPMNKEQYEAFIDALLAGPKSEFKEWENVPYFDGCLPIEVMAERGRETLRHGPMKPVGLTNPRDPLVKAYAIVQLRQDNALGTLWNMVGFQTKLKHGVQAETFRMIPGLEDAQFARLGGLHRNTFINSPKLLDKSLRMKAMPRLRFAGQVTGVEGYVESAAMGLLTGRFAAADRKGAPIDAPPPTTALGALVEHITGGHLEDGNGPGSFQPMNINYGLLPPLEAPKVDEDGKKIPLKERGRAKKRLMSLRALKDLDAWMA
- a CDS encoding DUF1365 domain-containing protein, with the protein product MTSRSALYAGHVVHDRTRPKRHHLRYGVFMLLLDLDEVEALSARLRLFSRKAWNLVGFHDRDHLDDPQATLKDEILAKLSAHGLAKGVTTIRVLTMPRILGKGFNPLTVFFCHDGQDRLVATVHAVRNTFGQRHDYVMPARLGLDGWVEQEAGKAFYVSPFLPMNLRYDFETKPPAEAVSVGVDVLDEGGVILSATFAGQRRSLTDGAILKALLGHPWQVAGILVAIHWEALKIILKGFRFYPQDKATRGLRRPAAS
- a CDS encoding NAD(P)/FAD-dependent oxidoreductase, which codes for MVTAVPRQSIAVIGAGVSGLSAAWLLSHRHDVTLYEADNRLGGHANTIIAEGVAVDTGFIVYNEPNYPNLTALFRHIGVETAETDMSFGVSLDDGALEYSSTKLLAQKRNAVNPRFLKMLLDVVRFYREGRNIPADLEQGGLCRLDDYLRRQGYGRAFQEDHLLPQAAAIWSASMRDIREFPAAALLRFFDNHGLMLPIDKRPIWRTVVGGSARYVEKLAAGVSGPILTGRPVKAIHRGPEGVKIEDATGETRAFDHVVIGAHADQALSMLASPTAEERELLGAFRYSRNRAVLHSDLALMPRRRSAWASWNHVGRRGEDGEGGVTYWMNILQPLGVERPYFLSLNPMQDPDGLMHDQVYEHPLFDGPAMLAQRRLWALQGRRRTWFCGAYFGSGFHEDGLQAGLAVAEQLGGVRRPWLVPNPSGRIVLDVADQAADRELVA
- a CDS encoding SAM-dependent methyltransferase, with protein sequence MSLVKTAIHAFEDAPMPDLVSRAAIDFLVGDARRRLQQAPSDASSTFAREMETRPIATHTADANEQHYELPASFFKAVLGPNLKYSSGLYPPGATTLAEGEAAALRETAEHADLLDGQSVLELGCGWGSLSLWMAARCPNSTITSVSNSASQRAFIEGRAAELGLTNLTVITADMNDFQTNQRFDRVVSVEMFEHMSNWRALLARVRDWLKPDGVLFLHVFTHKNTPYRFEVDDPADWIAQYFFSGGVMPSHDLPRQFPDLFTVEQDWRWSGEHYARTARQWLENFDARRATVDPILAEVYGKHATVWRRRWRLFFLATAGLFGHRGGEEWGVSHYRMRPVPAETAQ
- a CDS encoding DUF2177 family protein gives rise to the protein MIQFAIAYVGTALAMLVLDIIWLTQMVNRLYQPRIGELLAEKPSMPPAVIFYLLYVTGIVVLAVLPALREGGWKRLLVHAAVFGLVAYATYDLTNQATLKTWSTTITLVDMAWGTFITTVSASAGYAAARWFAAR